Proteins from one Bradyrhizobium roseum genomic window:
- a CDS encoding TRAP transporter substrate-binding protein yields MKRRDFLKVGGVGLAATAVAAPAIAQSNPEIKWRLTASWPKALDTLYGGCEYFVKRVAEITDNKFQIQSFAAGEIVPGLQVLDAVSNGTVEMGNTALYYYWGKDPAFTFGTSLPFGLNTRAHISWLRFGGGMDMLNDLLKDYKCIGVPTGSTGAQMGGWFRKEIKSVDDIKGLKFRVGGFAGTIIAKVGGVPQQIAGGDIYPALEKGTIDAAEWVGPYDDEKLGFVKVAKYYYYPGWWEGTGQGHNIMNMEKWNQLPKHYQAAIETASYDTFTWVTGKYDYVNPPALKRLLAAGAVLRPFPQEVLEACYNAANGIYADLSKTNPHFNKMYTSLSAFRNESVAWNQVAELSYDSFMMRMRTRT; encoded by the coding sequence ATGAAACGTCGTGATTTCTTGAAAGTTGGTGGCGTCGGTCTTGCCGCAACTGCGGTTGCTGCGCCGGCGATTGCCCAATCAAATCCGGAAATTAAATGGCGGCTGACGGCGAGTTGGCCGAAGGCGCTCGATACGCTCTACGGCGGCTGCGAATATTTCGTCAAACGCGTTGCCGAAATCACCGACAACAAATTCCAGATCCAGTCATTTGCAGCGGGCGAAATCGTCCCCGGCCTGCAGGTGCTCGACGCCGTCTCCAACGGTACCGTCGAGATGGGCAACACCGCGCTTTATTACTACTGGGGCAAGGATCCCGCCTTCACGTTCGGCACCTCGTTGCCGTTCGGTCTCAATACACGCGCGCATATCTCATGGCTGCGCTTCGGCGGCGGCATGGACATGCTCAACGACCTTCTGAAGGACTACAAGTGCATCGGCGTTCCCACGGGAAGCACCGGCGCCCAGATGGGCGGCTGGTTCCGGAAGGAGATCAAGTCGGTCGATGACATCAAGGGCCTGAAATTCCGCGTCGGTGGATTCGCAGGCACCATCATTGCCAAGGTCGGCGGCGTGCCGCAGCAGATCGCGGGCGGCGACATCTATCCGGCGCTGGAAAAAGGCACGATCGACGCGGCGGAGTGGGTCGGACCTTACGACGATGAAAAGCTCGGCTTCGTGAAGGTCGCAAAATACTACTACTATCCAGGCTGGTGGGAAGGCACAGGCCAGGGCCACAACATCATGAACATGGAGAAGTGGAATCAGCTGCCGAAACACTATCAGGCCGCGATCGAGACCGCTTCCTACGACACGTTCACCTGGGTCACCGGCAAATACGACTACGTCAATCCGCCCGCGCTGAAGCGGCTGTTGGCGGCCGGCGCCGTCCTGCGGCCGTTCCCGCAAGAAGTTTTGGAGGCCTGCTACAATGCCGCCAACGGCATCTATGCGGATCTCTCCAAGACCAACCCGCATTTCAACAAGATGTATACGAGCCTGTCGGCGTTCCGCAACGAATCGGTGGCCTGGAATCAGGTGGCTGAACTGAGCTACGACAGCTTCATGATGCGGATGCGCACCCGCACCTGA
- a CDS encoding SDR family oxidoreductase, with product MADKKVVVAGATGLVGNAALRHFGRAGGCEVVALSRRRPRELYGARHVSIDLTDPAQCTHVATSLKDATHLVYAALYEGPNLIDGWRDPEQIRTNDAMLRNLMAALEPVAPALRHVALLQGTKAYGVHVRPLTVPAREGRSEMYEQPNFYWAQENFLRELQNGKAWHWSILRPVLIVGEAMGGAMDLIPPLGVYATMMREQGRPLDYPGGAARVSQAVDVDLLARAIAWSGETAAACNEAFNVTNGDVFTWENVWPAIADALEMKPGQPVPLSMAQEYPKWISPWNEQRRRHDLVSPELEAFVGLSFQYADYSMRYGQTQPGPPSIVSTVKINQAGFSEMMDTEAMFRKWFTHARASRLLP from the coding sequence ATGGCCGACAAGAAAGTGGTGGTCGCGGGTGCGACAGGGCTGGTAGGAAATGCCGCACTGCGGCACTTCGGGCGCGCCGGTGGCTGCGAAGTTGTCGCACTATCGCGACGCAGGCCGCGCGAGCTGTATGGCGCCCGCCATGTATCGATCGACCTGACCGATCCGGCGCAGTGCACGCACGTCGCAACATCGCTCAAGGATGCAACCCACCTCGTCTATGCTGCGCTCTATGAAGGGCCGAACCTGATCGACGGCTGGCGCGATCCGGAGCAGATCCGGACCAATGACGCGATGCTGCGCAATCTGATGGCCGCGCTCGAACCGGTCGCGCCCGCGCTCCGCCATGTCGCGCTGCTGCAGGGCACCAAGGCGTATGGCGTCCACGTTCGCCCGCTCACCGTGCCCGCGCGGGAAGGTCGTTCGGAGATGTACGAGCAGCCGAACTTCTATTGGGCGCAGGAAAATTTTCTGCGCGAATTGCAGAACGGCAAGGCCTGGCACTGGAGCATATTGCGTCCCGTGCTGATCGTCGGCGAAGCGATGGGCGGTGCGATGGATCTGATCCCGCCGCTCGGTGTGTATGCGACGATGATGCGCGAGCAGGGACGCCCGCTGGATTATCCCGGTGGCGCGGCGCGGGTATCGCAGGCGGTCGATGTCGACCTGCTGGCGCGCGCCATTGCCTGGTCTGGCGAAACAGCTGCGGCCTGCAACGAGGCGTTCAACGTCACCAATGGCGACGTCTTCACCTGGGAGAATGTCTGGCCGGCGATTGCAGATGCGCTCGAGATGAAGCCCGGCCAGCCGGTGCCGCTGTCGATGGCACAGGAGTATCCGAAGTGGATCTCGCCGTGGAACGAGCAGCGCCGCAGGCACGATCTGGTTTCGCCTGAGCTAGAAGCGTTCGTCGGCCTGTCGTTCCAGTATGCCGATTACAGCATGCGATACGGCCAGACCCAGCCGGGGCCGCCCTCGATCGTCTCGACCGTGAAGATCAACCAGGCCGGATTCAGCGAGATGATGGATACCGAGGCGATGTTCCGCAAATGGTTCACCCATGCGCGGGCGAGCCGGCTGTTGCCGTAA